The proteins below come from a single Chitinivibrionia bacterium genomic window:
- the gatA gene encoding Asp-tRNA(Asn)/Glu-tRNA(Gln) amidotransferase subunit GatA, whose translation MSFFENSVEEVVKSVQSGEITAISLVEKSLKIINEKNGEINAFITICDDYARKTASELDKLSPAEKKKMSLCGIPIAVKDNISTKGIRTTCGSKMLENYIPTFDAHVIEELKKAGAIIVGKTNMDEFAMGSSNETSFFGCVKNPYDLTRVSGGSSGGSAAAIAAGMVPLALGSDTGGSIRQPASFCGVVSVKPTYGLVSRYGVSALASSFDQVGPMANSIDDAKYLLQVIATADKRDATNCQKAFVGFAKKEINGAVIGLPKEYLTSDLPQNVRALFDEKVKYLKDNGAKFVDISLENTEHSVSAYCVLATAEASSNMSCIDGVRFGYRSKEAKTLDEMYKLTRAQGLGEEVKRRIMLGTYFLSSGQYEAYYLQAARIRSLIIADFNKAFAECDIILSPITPTPAFKIGEILDPVQMYLNDKYVVSANLVGCPAVALPMGKIDGLPIGIQIMAPNFKGEYAYAVSKELEKSNN comes from the coding sequence ATGAGTTTTTTTGAAAATAGTGTCGAAGAAGTTGTAAAATCGGTACAAAGCGGCGAGATAACGGCAATATCGCTTGTCGAAAAATCGCTTAAAATAATTAACGAGAAAAACGGCGAAATAAACGCATTTATTACGATTTGCGACGATTATGCTCGCAAAACCGCTTCCGAATTGGATAAATTAAGTCCCGCCGAAAAGAAAAAAATGTCTTTATGCGGAATTCCGATTGCCGTAAAAGATAATATTTCCACAAAAGGAATTCGCACAACCTGCGGCTCAAAAATGCTCGAAAACTATATACCGACTTTCGACGCGCACGTCATAGAAGAACTCAAAAAAGCAGGCGCAATCATCGTCGGAAAAACAAATATGGACGAATTTGCAATGGGCTCAAGCAACGAAACGTCATTCTTCGGCTGTGTGAAAAATCCGTATGATTTAACAAGAGTTTCCGGCGGAAGTTCGGGCGGAAGCGCCGCGGCAATTGCGGCAGGAATGGTGCCTTTGGCGTTGGGAAGCGACACGGGCGGCTCAATTCGTCAGCCTGCGTCTTTTTGCGGAGTAGTATCAGTAAAACCGACTTACGGGCTTGTCAGCCGATACGGAGTAAGCGCGCTTGCTTCGTCGTTTGACCAAGTAGGTCCTATGGCAAATTCGATTGATGACGCAAAATATTTGCTTCAGGTAATTGCCACCGCCGACAAGAGAGATGCTACAAATTGTCAGAAAGCATTCGTAGGATTTGCTAAAAAAGAAATAAACGGTGCAGTTATAGGTCTGCCGAAAGAATATTTAACGAGCGATTTACCGCAAAATGTTCGCGCGCTTTTTGACGAAAAAGTAAAATATCTAAAAGACAACGGCGCAAAATTCGTGGATATTTCCCTCGAAAACACAGAGCATTCGGTTTCCGCATATTGCGTTTTAGCGACGGCGGAAGCGTCATCAAATATGTCGTGCATTGACGGTGTTCGTTTCGGTTATAGAAGCAAGGAAGCAAAGACGCTCGACGAAATGTATAAACTTACGCGCGCCCAAGGATTAGGCGAGGAAGTAAAGCGCAGAATAATGCTCGGAACTTACTTTTTAAGCTCGGGGCAATACGAGGCATATTATTTGCAGGCGGCTCGAATTCGCTCGCTTATAATTGCCGATTTCAATAAAGCGTTTGCAGAATGCGATATTATTTTGTCGCCTATAACGCCGACCCCTGCGTTCAAAATCGGAGAAATTTTAGACCCTGTGCAGATGTATCTCAACGATAAATATGTAGTTTCCGCAAACTTGGTGGGTTGTCCTGCCGTTGCGCTTCCAATGGGTAAAATCGACGGGTTGCCGATAGGAATACAGATAATGGCGCCGAATTTCAAAGGAGAATATGCCTATGCCGTCTCCAAAGAATTGGAAAAAAGCAATAACTAA
- a CDS encoding DUF4321 domain-containing protein, whose protein sequence is MPKLLVEKKLSTLVFVSVIGLIIGSYLGLLIGQIPGDANVVRDLFLFNFLPISAGYPYPVSVDIQAIKFQFGFEMNINTMSIVGVIVSLWAYRWFK, encoded by the coding sequence ATGCCAAAATTGCTTGTGGAAAAAAAATTATCTACACTTGTTTTCGTTAGTGTAATAGGGCTTATCATCGGAAGTTATTTGGGCTTGCTTATAGGTCAAATCCCTGGAGACGCGAACGTTGTCAGAGATTTGTTCTTATTCAATTTCTTGCCTATATCGGCGGGATATCCTTATCCTGTTTCCGTTGACATTCAGGCGATAAAATTTCAGTTCGGTTTTGAAATGAACATAAATACAATGTCTATAGTAGGCGTCATAGTTTCGCTGTGGGCATACCGTTGGTTTAAGTAA
- a CDS encoding sigma-70 family RNA polymerase sigma factor produces the protein MSLSIDEKLEHLLKYAKLQGFVGISQIEEIADNVENDENILRQKLTDAGVEINVFLRTPTPKFGYRTAVYHDKKRTSFSLTTRIDEKGNTSILTPQKEKELFQKMTYARNEILKYDSENTEISESAQAKRNSMKEEYSTYKREIIEANIRLVFSIAKEYSAAHKGILDISDIIQEGNIGLIDAVESFDCERGIKFSSWAVWYIRRQIWTAVNSFKKGVYVPAKTSTQLHKISIFEERYKAQKGENPSVYEIAEELGLKEKHIMALLAYDFGELSQSNEFAGICFNDLEKADEQTNDPFNILAQRVLKENIDKMLCEIPERERQMLILYFGLSPDKEPMNMAQIGTMFEISRERVRQIIDNSLEQMKKRQNTLIKEYR, from the coding sequence ATGAGTTTGAGTATTGACGAAAAATTAGAACATTTGTTGAAATACGCAAAATTGCAAGGTTTTGTGGGCATTTCGCAAATAGAAGAAATAGCCGACAATGTTGAGAATGATGAAAATATTTTGCGCCAAAAATTGACGGACGCAGGCGTTGAGATAAACGTTTTTTTGCGCACTCCAACACCAAAATTCGGATACAGAACAGCTGTATATCACGATAAAAAAAGGACTTCTTTCTCTCTGACAACCCGAATTGACGAAAAAGGAAACACTTCTATTTTAACTCCGCAAAAAGAAAAAGAATTATTCCAAAAAATGACTTACGCACGCAATGAAATTTTGAAATACGACTCCGAAAACACTGAAATCAGCGAAAGCGCACAAGCAAAACGTAATAGTATGAAAGAAGAATATTCCACATATAAACGTGAAATAATAGAGGCAAACATCCGCCTTGTTTTCAGTATTGCAAAGGAATACAGCGCCGCACACAAAGGAATTTTAGACATAAGCGACATAATTCAGGAGGGAAATATAGGACTTATAGACGCGGTCGAAAGCTTTGACTGCGAGCGAGGAATTAAATTTTCGTCTTGGGCGGTTTGGTATATCCGAAGGCAAATTTGGACAGCGGTAAATTCTTTTAAGAAGGGTGTTTATGTACCTGCAAAGACATCCACACAATTACATAAAATTTCGATTTTTGAGGAAAGATACAAGGCGCAAAAAGGCGAAAACCCGTCTGTTTACGAAATTGCAGAAGAACTTGGCTTAAAAGAAAAACATATAATGGCGCTTTTGGCTTATGATTTCGGCGAACTAAGTCAATCCAACGAATTTGCAGGTATTTGTTTTAACGATTTAGAAAAAGCTGACGAGCAAACAAACGACCCTTTCAACATTTTGGCGCAGAGAGTGCTTAAAGAAAACATAGACAAAATGCTGTGCGAAATTCCCGAAAGAGAGAGGCAAATGCTGATACTCTACTTCGGTTTATCGCCCGACAAAGAGCCGATGAATATGGCGCAAATAGGAACTATGTTCGAAATATCACGCGAAAGAGTGCGGCAGATTATAGATAATTCGTTAGAACAAATGAAAAAGCGCCAAAACACGCTGATAAAAGAATATCGCTGA
- a CDS encoding C40 family peptidase, whose protein sequence is MPSPKNWKKAITKQIFFLAFFILSGCTLQGRNVRPSFDENYIREIHVSGRIRPSFNREQVRQNQAANVSVQEDTLVLQEIVAVAEQTAVFEVRHRQPPPPQEENRETVQSPRQGRIRRAAERYLGVPYLFGGSTRNGFDCSGFVWRVYQDLGHTDFARTNAQTMYDRGTRVARNNIRKGDLVFFVNPRNRNRINHVGIYLGDGTFIHSSSTRGVAINPLNDIYWGKYLSGFRRFLPN, encoded by the coding sequence ATGCCGTCTCCAAAGAATTGGAAAAAAGCAATAACTAAACAAATCTTTTTTCTTGCGTTTTTTATATTAAGCGGTTGCACTTTGCAAGGCAGAAATGTTCGTCCGTCTTTCGACGAGAATTATATCAGAGAAATACACGTAAGCGGCAGAATTCGCCCGTCCTTTAATCGAGAACAAGTCCGACAAAATCAAGCGGCAAACGTATCGGTACAAGAAGATACTTTGGTGTTGCAGGAAATTGTCGCAGTTGCCGAGCAAACAGCTGTTTTTGAGGTAAGACACAGGCAACCTCCGCCACCACAAGAAGAAAATCGCGAAACAGTGCAAAGTCCTCGTCAGGGAAGAATAAGGCGCGCCGCCGAAAGATACCTCGGCGTCCCGTATCTTTTCGGCGGAAGCACCCGAAACGGATTTGATTGCTCGGGATTTGTGTGGCGGGTTTATCAGGATTTGGGACATACCGATTTTGCACGCACCAACGCTCAAACGATGTATGACAGAGGAACGCGGGTTGCACGCAACAATATAAGAAAGGGCGATTTGGTTTTCTTTGTAAATCCGCGCAACCGCAACCGAATTAACCACGTAGGAATTTATTTGGGCGACGGAACTTTTATTCACTCCTCATCAACAAGAGGAGTTGCCATAAATCCGCTCAACGACATTTACTGGGGAAAGTATCTTTCGGGTTTCAGACGGTTTTTGCCTAACTGA
- a CDS encoding endonuclease III has protein sequence MTNEDFDIAYAVLKEHFENNKTPVIDLMAIEDGDPYKILVGSILSTRTKDETTSTACKKLFEKADNLEKLATLSTEEIEKLIFPVGFYREKAKNLKQIPHIVNEKFGGVIPKTIDELLEFPGVGRKVANLVVAAAFKLPAICVDTHVHRIFNRLGYIKTKNPLETEMALRKKLPEKYWLGVNGYMVSYGQNICRPISPKCEICKISEICEFTNKETLQKYHKAISETQFAGQRAGITPEIINDVIKEYRREKRI, from the coding sequence ATGACCAACGAAGACTTTGACATCGCTTATGCCGTTTTAAAAGAGCATTTTGAGAACAACAAAACGCCCGTAATCGATTTAATGGCAATCGAAGACGGAGACCCGTACAAAATACTTGTCGGCTCAATCCTTTCGACGCGCACAAAAGACGAAACCACATCAACTGCCTGCAAAAAACTGTTTGAAAAAGCGGATAATCTTGAAAAATTGGCGACGCTTTCTACCGAAGAAATCGAAAAACTGATTTTTCCCGTTGGGTTTTACAGAGAAAAAGCGAAAAACTTAAAGCAAATACCGCATATTGTTAACGAAAAATTCGGCGGCGTTATCCCAAAAACCATTGATGAACTACTTGAATTTCCCGGGGTCGGGCGAAAAGTTGCAAATTTGGTTGTCGCCGCCGCATTCAAATTACCCGCTATTTGCGTTGATACTCACGTTCACCGAATTTTTAATCGTCTCGGCTACATAAAAACAAAAAATCCGTTAGAAACCGAAATGGCGTTGCGAAAAAAGCTCCCCGAAAAATACTGGCTCGGCGTAAACGGATATATGGTATCTTACGGACAAAATATCTGCCGCCCGATTTCGCCCAAATGCGAGATTTGCAAAATATCGGAAATTTGTGAGTTTACAAATAAAGAAACTTTGCAAAAATACCACAAAGCAATAAGCGAAACGCAGTTTGCGGGTCAAAGAGCAGGCATAACTCCCGAAATTATCAACGATGTTATTAAAGAGTATCGAAGAGAAAAGAGAATATAA